atttctaaggacccctccaaggcaagctcctctgtgattctgtgatcactggggccgggggcagctgggcttgatttcttggttctcattagaaccagtgcagcactgcatatttggctgacttcaaggagactcttcacaagcccagcttcacaactttttgacttttaccatgtttacaggtctgcttaagatcaataaagtcttgcaccatccacgttctggaatattgtagtttattgaatcaagagcaaagcagtttccaggttgctactcgtcaatgcactaactatagagcatcatggtgtgtccccagcagtcagagacaccatctatggctttactgctacgtcaaaaaccattcttctatgcaataaagaagatgtaatagttatgtgtcttacatatgtatctcttttatgaaaatctttccagctatcaatgtgctaagagcatgaatacatatcacaacttagagtggcactaaatattggctatattgtattctctaaacaaaattacatatttgactgtttctaatctcatcacgatataagagttacataATCAGTATTGTTgatattatttgattttattatattttactctTACATATGGTAATTGTTACGCTTTCTTGAATATAATATGAATAgaggggatatatatatatatatatatatatatatatatatacacaaactaaaaatctagacctttatatatacaaaatatcaggtcagctgcaacacagttgcaggtacaacGTTGACCTAATGTTTTCCCATgcgagaacaaggagaaacagcgtccattatctgatcccaaacactgcccagggatggtggagtctctctcccagagacagtcaagaaccttgatcggaacgcaatcctttgtagtgcacggcgggaagacctggctggagcagccctggatcagttgataccaccagtggtcctttcaaacattccctcatctggcattctgagatcagcatctttgcacaaggtgaagctctcagaggcaaaatggactcaaagaaagaggtgggaaaataacagcattttcctcttgcgTGGTCCTTGATCTTTGTAGCCAGCCTGGTCATcactggatgcagtgctggggagaaatgatgagacgacactgctgctgttgaggGCATAGTGCTGCTACGCAgcgttttcccttccccctctgtaGCCCACATCGTAGCCTCTTTTCCCGtttactgagagctgttctcTGCCACCACGTGTGAGcctcacaagcacagctctgtgcaggagcagctccttcactGTTCATTTTTAAGGATCCGTTTGAACCACTGGTGCAGATCCACGTACTGGCTCATGGCCTGGGAGTGGGCAACCGGATCCATCAccaggtcatggaagagattgcACGACCCGGCCATTAGGACCTCTGGGGGCAAATGGATCCCCTCAGGAAGCCTCTGGTTGCCCACAATGAAGTGATTGAGGCGTCTCACTTCCACACACGTGCGCAGACTCTCGCTGATATCCATCAGCCGCCTCACAAAATGTCTCCTGCGCCACTGTGACACGGGTAAGACGCTCAGGATGTGCATGACGatggtcttcatggtgtagGTGGAGAAGCCTAAGCCCAGCTGAAGACGAGTGAAGAATTGCAGGCATTTCAGGTGCAAGCTGTCAGGGGGAGCCCGCCTGGCGATGTACCTGAAGAACTTCATCTCGGCCACGGCGTAGCTCTCCGGCCAGATTGTGCTTGAGGTGTGGGCTTGCCTAGGCTGACTGCTTGCAAAGACATCTGAGTTGCCTTGCCGCACCCCAAACAGCATCTCAATCTGGTAGCTTTCTGTGCCATTGGTCACCTTGAACCGGCAGGAGCgtctggagggcagcagcactaaATGCCATTGGTGTGACTGAGGCAAAGCCGGCCAGATTGCTTTCACCAGCTGGTAGAACCAGCgagcagttttctgcacatcCAGGTAGCAGCCCGTGCACAGGGTATCgaggaggctgggatcctgacaccccctcagctcctcctcagggtggtgcaggaagcatagcgtgttgtcatcctgctgctccctcgtgcAGGTGCACTCCTGCTGCACGCGGATGTGGAAGTTCCTCAAGcgcctctgccctgcagtgcccagctctaggTGGAAGCTGTGTCCTCGGGGAGGTGTCATGGGTATGAGCACCTGGTACACAACATCCTGCTCACGGGGACTCCAACCTTcaaaggcactgcccaccccgataGCTCCATGCAGCACTGGATAGAAACTGTCGGACAAGACCCGTCGAAAGTAATATGCAAAATGCTTCATCAAGGTTGTTGTCCACGCGCATCCtttttccaggtcctgctcaggCCACTGTATGCGCTCCATTATGATTCTTCCAAAGTTATCGGCACGATCACGGTATTCTTCCGCTTCATTTCCAACATCATTGAtgtttgctgcatttgcagcctcattgccaacttcatttgcagcagcaccttcttcatttgcagcagcaccttcttcatttgcagcagcattgtcggcttcctgtgcattgccatcatcattgttgttttcctccccatccacgTCGTTGTCTCCTTCTTCTTCGTTTCCGACACCTTCTTCGTTTGCatccacattttccacttcctcttcatatacatcatcacttccttcttcatgctcctgtctcctcaggctccctttcctccacatataccacagtgccaagagaaggagcaggagcccagcaagagcccagacgtgccagtgctgccaggcagggcagagcagatctccccaggcccagacaccctgcttcagggccagctGCTCCACCTCCCGCTCCAGACgaatcctctcctcttcctggagCTTGGCACGCACCTCCATTCGCAGACGTGTCGCCTTGTCCAAGCCATCACCCACGGGCTGTGGGTACTGGACTACACTTTGCAAGAGCAAGAGCCACAATACCCAGGTATCCATGGTCTGCaagaggatggagagagaaggccttgagagaggctgtgagggaggcagctggcattggggacagcagggacgggAATCCCAAGgatctgggagcaggaaggacaggaccccagagagctggcaagaagccaggcctgttccgctgctccagcagctgcagcagcagcagcagcagcagcagcagcagcagcagcagcacggtgccctgcccaaggctctgccatgaggggctgtccctgcatgcagggggaaaagccaaccccgggtgcagcatttctgccccagcccttgtccccagcccagcctccccgccCCACGTGTGCACTCACCGCTTGCCCAAGCAATACAGGGCCAGCGTTACCTTGCTGGGGCCTTGTGTAGCTGCCCCCATTGTGACATGGCGTAATGATGTCAGGGACGGCACAGtacaccacagccagcccagccccgccctttgtccccaccccagctcagactcttggaggggccctggggtggcagggccagcctttccgtgaatcttcttcaaagaacttctcttggtctttctcttgtctttcttaTCAGCGGCCCTCCATTGGCAATCTCACAGATATCCAGGGTGGAAGGCACCCTTGAGGATCATGGGGTCTAAAGCTTGACTCCGCACTGAGCTTCAGTTAAATCTCTGAGTCTATAAAAGGTGCACGTTGGTTTCaggcttgctgcttttctgaaggatgagcatgacagcatcctcttgcttccCCACAACCACTTGTGTACCAGGCCTCTGGGAGAGCACTCAtgtcttctgctccagaaagagttccccagcacaattacaagatgttctgcagtagaaagatgcattttgggtcaccagttccagatacattgatctttctgtgcagaaacaggcacagctccaaagactgcagtgatgaaccgcctttgaagagtcacaggctggtgctgctggccttccccctgcttcctacccaaaaatgctcaaccccatcagcaccatcagtaagctctagacagctggaacccccccttacattgatggtgaccccagcgcctacccttcccttcctgtcccttctgcagtgttacaaatatatataaaacggagggagcATATTAGcgggggccatagagtcggcaattcgggcagtctgtaccttccgaataccgcaggcagtgggagaagaaagagggtgatgcacctgggaattaggataaaaaaggaagcttcgcccttgtcctgagtctcaacaattccagacacgccatgggaaatgtcccttggcctctccctctactccagtaacattacaggactcctctgtgtctttccagaatccaacggctggtggtgtgaaggtttttgcacacagggagacacccttctccttcagtgcccattctccagctcttctctgctttctcacgcacctagaagcccgtgtccttgccgctgcacggatctcccacggctctctgccagccgcactccagagctcccagctccagctggcagggcctcagcgcccgtcctctgccctcctttcctgacggccacagcaggccctgcttgctgccctcatggtggcactcctggccccagtgctctccaaggccttctgcgggggcaccttcctgcggcctttcagtccctgcgctaggcccagcagagacctgagaggggctgtggacaagggcctgctgggacagcaccaggcccagtggcttcccactgacagcgggcaggcttgggctggagatgtgcaagaaattctcgcctctcaggctgctgaggccctggcccgcgctgcccacagcagctgtggctgccccatcgctggccgtgttccacgccaggccgcacacggcttggagcaagctggcctagtgcaaggtgtccctgcccttggcagcagggttgcaacaagaccatttctaaggacccctccaaggcaagctcctctgtgattctgtgatcactggggccgggggcagctgggcttgatttctcattagaaccagtgcagcactgcatatttggctgacttcaaggagactcttcacaagcccagcttcacaactttttgacttttaccatgtttacaggtctgcttaagatcaataaagtcttgcaccatccacgttctggaatattgtagtttattgaatcaagagcaaagcagtttccaggttgctactcgtcaatgcactaactatagagcatcatggtgtgtccccagcagtcagagacaccatctatggctttactgctacgtcaaaaaccattcttctatgcaataaagaagatgtaatagttatgtgtcttacatatgtatctcttttatgaaaatctttccagctatcaatgtgctaagagcatgaatacatatcacaacttagagtggcactaaatattggctatattgtattctctaaacaaaattacatatttgactgtttctaatcatatatcatcacgatataagagttacatcattggtattgttgatataattggtttttattatatcttactcttacatatgctaattgatatgctttcttgcatataatatgaatacaggggatatatatatctatatagatacaaattaaaaatctagacctttatatatacaaaatatcaggtcagctgcaacacagttgcaggtacaatgctgacctaaagttttcccatgcaagaacaaggagaaacaccatccattatctgatcccaaacactgcccagggatggtggagtctctctcccagagacagtcaagaaccttgatcggaacgcaatcctttgtagtgcacggcgggaagacctggctggagcagccctggatcaattgataccaccagtggtcctttcaaacattccctcatctggcattctgagttccccagcacaattacaagatgttctgcagtagaaagatgcattttgggtcaccagttccagatacattgatctttctgtgcagaaacaggcacagctccaaagactgcagtgatgaaccgcctttgaagagtcacaggctggtgctgctggccttccccctgcttcctacccaaaaatgctcaaccccatcagcaccatcagtaagctctagacagctggaacacccccttacattgatggtgaccccagcgcctacccttcccttcctgtcccttctgcagtgttacaaatatatataaaacggagggagaatattagagggggccatagagtcggcaattcgggcagtctgttccttccgaataccgcaggcagtgggagaagaaagagggtgatgcacctgggaattaggataaaaaaggaagcttcgcccttgtcctgagtctcaacaattccagacacgccatgggaaatgtcccttggcctctccctctactccaataacattacaggactcctctgtgtctttcctggatccaaccgctggtggtgtgaaggtttttgcacacagggagacacccttctccttcagtgcccattctccagctcttctctgctttctcacgcacctagaagcccgtgtccttgccgctgcacggatctcccacggctctctgccagccgcactccagagctcccagctccagctggcagggcctcagcgcccgtcctctgccctcctttcctgacggccacagcaggccctgcttgctgccctcatggtggcactcctggccccagtgctctccaaggccttctgcgggggcaccttcctgcggcctttcagtccctgcgctaggcccagcagagacctgagaggggctgtggacaagggcctgctgggacagcaccaggcccagtggcttcccactgacagcgggcaggcttgggctggagatgtgcaagaaattcttgcctctcaggctgctgaggccctggcccgcgctgcccacagcagctgtggctgccccatcgctggccgtgttccacgccaggccgcacacggcttggagcaagctggcctagtgcaaggtgtccctgcccttggcagcagggttgcaacaagaccatttctaaggacccctccaaggcaagctcctctgtgattctgtgatcactggggccgggggcagctgggcttgatttcttggttctcattagaaccagtgcagcactgcatatttggctgacttcaaggagactcttcacaagcccagcttcacaactttttgacttttaccatgtttacaggtctgcttaagatcaataaagtcttgcaccatccacgttctggaatattgtagtttattgaatcaagagcaaagcagtttccaggttgctactcgtcaatgcactaactatagagcatcatggtgtgtccccagcagtcagagacaccatctatggctttactgctacgtcaaaaaccattcttctatgcaataaagaagatgtaatagttatgtgtcttacatatgtatctcttttatgaaaatctttccagctatcaatgtgctaagagcatgaatacatatcacaacttagagtggcactaaatattggctatattgtattctctaaacaaaattacatatttgactgtttctaatctcatcacgatataagagttacataATCAGTATTGTTgatattatttgattttattatattttactctTACATATGGTAATTGTTACGCTTTCTTGAATATAATATGAATAgaggggatatatatatatatatatatatatatatatatatacacaaactaaaaatctagacctttatatatacaaaatatcaggtcagctgcaacacagttgcaggtacaacGTTGACCTAATGTTTTCCCATgcgagaacaaggagaaacagcgtccattatctgatcccaaacactgcccagggatggtggagtctctctcccagagacagtcaagaaccttgatcggaacgcaatcctttgtagtgcacggcgggaagacctggctggagcagccctggatcagttgataccaccagtggtcctttcaaacattccctcatctggcattctgagatcagcatctttgcacaaggtgaagctctcagaggcaaaatggactcaaagaaagaggtgggaaaataacagcattttcctcttgcgTGGTCCTTGATCTTTGTAGCCAGCCTGGTCATcactggatgcagtgctggggagaaatgatgagacgacactgctgctgttgaggGCATAGTGCTGCTACGCAgcgttttcccttccccctctgtaGCCCACATCGTAGCCTCTTTTCCCGtttactgagagctgttctcTGCCACCACGTGTGAGcctcacaagcacagctctgtgcaggagcagctccttcactGTTCATTTTTAAGGATCCGTTTGAACCACTGGTGCAGATCCACGTACTGGCTCATGGCCTGGGAGTGGGCAACCGGATCCATCAccaggtcatggaagagattgcACGACCCGGCCATTAGGACCTCTGGGGGCAAATGGATCCCCTCAGGAAGCCTCTGGTTGCCCACAATGAAGTGATTGAGGCGTCTCACTTCCACACACGTGCGCAGACTCTCGCTGATATCCATCAGCCGCCTCACAAAATGTCTCCTGCGCCACTGTGACACGGGTAAGACGCTCAGGATGTGCATGACGatggtcttcatggtgtagGTGGAGAAGCCTAAGCCCAGCTGAAGACGAGTGAAGAATTGCAGGCATTTCAGGTGCAAGCTGTCAGGGGGAGCCCGCCTGGCGATGTACCTGAAGAACTTCATCTCGGCCACGGCGTAGCTCTCCGGCCAGATTGTGCTTGAGGTGTGGGCTTGCCTAGGCTGACTGCTTGCAAAGACATCTGAGTTGCCTTGCCGCACCCCAAACAGCATCTCAATCTGGTAGCTTTCTGTGCCATTGGTCACCTTGAACCGGCAGGAGCgtctggagggcagcagcactaaATGCCATTGGTGTGACTGAGGCAAAGCCGGCCAGATTGCTTTCACCAGCTGGTAGAACCAGCgagcagttttctgcacatcCAGGTAGCAGCCCGTGCACAGGGTATCgaggaggctgggatcctgacaccccctcagctcctcctcagggtggtgcaggaagcatagcgtgttgtcatcctgctgctccctcgtgcAGGTGCACTCCTGCTGCACGCGGATGTGGAAGTTCCTCAAGcgcctctgccctgcagtgcccagctctaggTGGAAGCTGTGTCCTCGGGGAGGTGTCATGGGTATGAGCACCTGGTACACAACATCCTGCTCACGGGGACTCCAACCTTcgaaggcactgcccaccccgataGCTCCATGCAGCACTGGATAGAAACTGTCGGACAAGACCCGTCGAAAGTAATATGCAAAATGCTTCATCAAGGTTGTTGTCCACGCGCATCCtttttccaggtcctgctcaggCCACTGTATGCGCTCCATTATGATTCTTCCAAAGTTATCGGCACGATCACGGTATTCTTCCGCTTCATTTCCAACATCATTGAtgtttgctgcatttgcagcctcattgccaacttcatttgcagcagcaccttcttcatttgcagcagcattgtcggcttcctgtgcattgccatcatcattgttgttttcctccccatccacgTCGTTGTCTCCTTCTTCTTCGTTTCCGACACCTTCTTCGTTTGCatccacattttccacttcctcttcatatacatcatcacttccttcttcatgctcctgtctcctcaggctccctttcctccacatataccacagtgccaagagaaggagcaggagcccagcaagagcccagacgtgccagtgctgccaggcagggcagagcagatctccccaggcccagacaccctgcttcagggccagctGCTCCACCTCCCGCTCCAGACgaatcctctcctcttcctggagCTTGGCACGCACCTCCATTCGCAGACGTGTCGCCTTGTCCAAGCCATCACCCACGGGCTGTGGGTACTGGACTACACTTTGCAAGAGCAAGAGCCACAATACCCAGGTATCCATGGTCTGCaagaggatggagagagaaggccttgagagaggctgtgagggaggcagctggcattggggacagcagggacgggAATCCCAAGgatctgggagcaggaaggacaggaccccagagagctggcaagaagccaggcctgttccgctgctccagcagctgcagcagcagcagcagcagcagcagcagcagcagcagcagcagcagcacggtgccctgcccaaggctctgccatgaggggctgtccctgcatgcagggggaaaagccaaccccgggtgcagcatttctgccccagcccttgtccccagcccagcctccccgccCCACGTGTGCACTCACCGCTTGCCCAAGCAATACAGGGCCAGCGTTACCTTGCTGGGGCCTTGTGTAGCTGCCCCCATTGTGACATGGCGTAATGATGTCAGGGACGGCACAGtacaccacagccagcccagccccgccctttgtccccaccccagctcagactcttggaggggccctggggtggcagggccagcctttccgtgaatcttcttcaaagaacttctcttggtctttctcttgtctttcttaTCAGCGGCCCTCCATTGGCAATCTCACAGATATCCATGGTGGAAGGCACCCTTGAGGATCATGGGGTCTAAAGCTTGACTCCGCACTGAGCTTCAGTTAAATCTCTGAGTCTATAAAAGGTGCACGTTGGTTTCaggcttgctgcttttctgaaggatgagcatgacagcatcctcttgcttccCCACAACCACTTGTGTACCAGGCCTCTGGGAGAGCACTCAtgtcttctgctccagaaagagttccccagcacaattacaagatgttctgcagtagaaagatgcattttgggtcaccagttccagatacattgatctttctgtgcagaaacaggcacagctccaaagactgcagtgatgaaccgc
The nucleotide sequence above comes from Passer domesticus isolate bPasDom1 chromosome 5, bPasDom1.hap1, whole genome shotgun sequence. Encoded proteins:
- the LOC135301462 gene encoding inositol 1,4,5-trisphosphate receptor-interacting protein-like 1, which encodes MGAATQGPSKVTLALYCLGKRVVQYPQPVGDGLDKATRLRMEVRAKLQEEERIRLEREVEQLALKQGSLRRQEHEEGSDDVYEEEVENVDANEEGVGNEEEGDNDVDGEENNNDDGNAQEADNAAANEEGAAANEVGNEAANAANINDVGNEAEEYRDRADNFGRIIMERIQWPEQDLEKGCAWTTTLMKHFAYYFRRVLSDSFYPVLHGAIGVGSAFEGWSPREQDVVYQVLIPMTPPRGHSFHLELGTAGQRRLRNFHIRVQQECTCTREQQDDNTLCFLHHPEEELRGCQDPSLLDTLCTGCYLDVQKTARWFYQLVKAIWPALPQSHQWHLVLLPSRRSCRFKVTNGTESYQIEMLFGVRQGNSDVFASSQPRQAHTSSTIWPESYAVAEMKFFRYIARRAPPDSLHLKCLQFFTRLQLGLGFSTYTMKTIVMHILSVLPVSQWRRRHFVRRLMDISESLRTCVEVRRLNHFIVGNQRLPEGIHLPPEVLMAGSCNLFHDLVMDPVAHSQAMSQYVDLHQWFKRILKNEQ